From the uncultured Methanomethylovorans sp. genome, the window TTCGATATAGCAGGAATTGTCAGGAACGGCGATATGTCTAGGGAAGTTGGATTGGAAAAACTTCATCAGGGATTATCACAGCCACTAATAGATGAAGTTTCCAAGGAACTGAAAGTAAAAGTGAACCCCTTAAAAAAATCATGATCTAATTTGATAGTTGCCATTGCCGCAAGGATAAGTCCCTTGCATTATATAATAAAATTAATTGTGTAATAATATTGGAGGAGAGAAATACTATGCAGATAATGGATGAACTTAACAGAGATATTGATAAAGCAGCTCTGACTCTCAGACACTTTATCAGAGAACAGATTTCCGGTTTTAAGAAGAAAGGTGCGGTTGTAGGAGTATCAGGCGGTATCGATTCAGCTGTAATCCTTACTCTCTGTGTAGAGGAACTTGGAGTTGAAAATGTATTTGGAATGCTCCTTCCTGAGAAAGAATCAGCTGCTTCAAGCACTCCTTTAGGTGCAGAAATATGTGAGAGTCTTGGAGTAACTTATGAAGAAGTTCCCATATCACCGATACTTGAAGCACTTGATATTTACAATAAAAAGGATCAAGTAATAAAGAGAGCTTGCCCTGAATATGATCCCAAGATTCACCAGACATCTCTTGTGCTGCCCGACTTCTTGAGCACAGGTGCAGTGAACGTTCCATATATGAAACTTTTCAAAGATGGTGAGTTTGTTGCACAGCACAGGTTAAAAGCAAGTGATTATCTGGAGATAATCGGATTGCAGGGTGTCAAGCAACGTTCCAGAATGATCGTTCAGTATATGTATGCTGAAAAAATGAACTACATTGTTTGTGGAACAAC encodes:
- the nadE gene encoding NAD(+) synthase, yielding MQIMDELNRDIDKAALTLRHFIREQISGFKKKGAVVGVSGGIDSAVILTLCVEELGVENVFGMLLPEKESAASSTPLGAEICESLGVTYEEVPISPILEALDIYNKKDQVIKRACPEYDPKIHQTSLVLPDFLSTGAVNVPYMKLFKDGEFVAQHRLKASDYLEIIGLQGVKQRSRMIVQYMYAEKMNYIVCGTTNKTELVLGQFVKYGDGGVDIEPLADCYKTQVYALAKYLNVNEEIIKRPPSADTWSHYTTDQEFYWRMPIQIMDQLLYGKEHKLSLDVIEKNTGLPKETVQNALKHLDRVESTTEYIRSAPPTCYINR